Proteins encoded by one window of Blautia faecicola:
- a CDS encoding cohesin domain-containing protein, with amino-acid sequence MSIRKKLVSLLGTTMIAAAIMFVAGGATEVQAASYTVTSTTGDVTGEVGSTVKVPIHISSAQDLRGLSGKLNGNYDSSVLQFEGMSPEGIPEAVLTSTAGGNFSYLTSKNNTFKSGTLNLEFKVLKCTADPVSVTIKNLYYTDGNESSDMVDLTAKVTINHPTDKRVETVAKEPTCTEKGTKSVKCGECGADLGTEEIPALGHTAGDWKVTKEATCTEKGSKNQLCSVCGEVIKTEEIAALGHKAGDWKVTKEATCTEKGSKEQRCTVCGEVVKTEEIAKLAHTWKTDKDTDKDGWKVVTVATKDKEGSKERVCSVCGTKETATIAKLTATTTPTPTATPGATSGNKNNTTTGTTSTGSKTTSGTSTGSTAVKTGDSTNVAGMVAAVAASAGILVICGVMVMRRRKVNR; translated from the coding sequence ATGAGCATCAGAAAAAAATTAGTATCACTGCTCGGTACAACAATGATTGCAGCAGCAATTATGTTTGTAGCAGGAGGAGCAACCGAAGTACAGGCTGCAAGCTATACGGTCACCAGTACAACCGGTGATGTGACCGGAGAAGTGGGAAGTACTGTAAAAGTGCCGATCCATATCAGCAGCGCACAGGATCTGAGAGGACTTTCCGGAAAGTTGAACGGAAACTACGACAGCAGTGTATTACAGTTTGAAGGAATGTCACCGGAAGGTATCCCGGAAGCAGTTCTGACATCAACAGCCGGTGGAAACTTCTCTTATCTGACAAGCAAAAATAATACATTTAAGAGCGGTACACTGAACCTGGAATTTAAAGTGTTAAAATGCACAGCAGATCCGGTTTCTGTTACGATTAAAAATCTGTACTATACCGATGGTAATGAAAGCAGCGATATGGTAGATCTTACTGCAAAAGTTACAATCAATCATCCAACCGATAAACGAGTTGAGACTGTAGCCAAAGAGCCAACCTGTACCGAAAAAGGAACCAAATCCGTAAAATGCGGCGAGTGTGGCGCTGATCTGGGAACAGAAGAGATCCCGGCACTGGGACACACAGCAGGTGACTGGAAAGTAACAAAAGAAGCAACCTGTACAGAAAAAGGAAGCAAGAATCAGCTGTGTTCCGTATGTGGTGAAGTGATCAAAACAGAAGAGATCGCAGCACTGGGACATAAAGCAGGTGACTGGAAAGTAACAAAAGAAGCAACCTGTACAGAAAAAGGAAGCAAAGAACAGCGTTGTACCGTATGCGGTGAAGTTGTGAAGACAGAAGAAATCGCAAAACTGGCACATACCTGGAAAACAGACAAAGATACAGATAAAGACGGATGGAAAGTAGTAACCGTAGCAACCAAAGATAAAGAAGGAAGCAAAGAGAGAGTCTGCAGCGTTTGTGGAACAAAAGAAACAGCTACAATCGCAAAACTGACAGCTACTACAACACCTACTCCAACCGCAACACCAGGAGCAACAAGTGGAAATAAAAACAACACAACAACCGGAACAACTTCTACAGGAAGCAAGACAACCAGCGGAACTTCCACAGGTTCTACAGCAGTAAAAACCGGTGATTCCACCAATGTAGCAGGAATGGTTGCAGCAGTTGCAGCTTCTGCAGGTATTCTTGTAATCTGCGGCGTAATGGTTATGAGACGTCGTAAAGTAAACCGTTAA